A region of Deltaproteobacteria bacterium DNA encodes the following proteins:
- a CDS encoding TerB family tellurite resistance protein — MLSVFKKFFDGSSGNAGGMEKEDRGAKLRTATCVLLLEAATADNNFSPEEQKKVIEILQKRFQMSDTEVGELIDESKKAREDATDLWYFTNLINESLTKEEKYDLMELVWEVIYSDGTLDKFENYIAHKLFNMLRIDHSKFIELKMKVKNEYRIT; from the coding sequence ATGCTAAGCGTGTTTAAAAAATTTTTTGACGGATCGTCCGGTAATGCGGGCGGTATGGAGAAAGAGGACCGGGGGGCCAAATTGAGGACCGCTACATGCGTACTGCTGCTCGAAGCGGCCACGGCGGACAACAATTTCTCGCCTGAGGAGCAAAAGAAGGTCATCGAAATCCTGCAGAAAAGGTTTCAAATGTCGGACACCGAGGTAGGGGAATTAATCGACGAATCCAAAAAGGCGAGGGAAGACGCTACGGATCTCTGGTATTTCACCAATCTTATTAACGAGAGTCTAACAAAAGAGGAAAAGTACGACTTGATGGAGCTTGTATGGGAAGTTATTTATTCCGACGGCACTCTCGATAAATTTGAAAACTATATCGCGCATAAGCTCTTCAATATGCTTCGAATAGACCATTCTAAATTCATTGAGCTTAAAATGAAGGTGAAAAACGAATATCGAATAACCTGA
- a CDS encoding glycerate kinase, whose amino-acid sequence MNFQKARESALEIYREAVEAANPKKCIQDHFRLTDNILTVDSKSYNLDDFEFIYVIAFGKAAPSMAEAVEEVLGDRVAGGLVVSNSQPQNPFNKLGFYLSSHPVPDERSLTAAKEVVSILEGAGEKDLVLFLISGGGSALLAMPATGISLEDKERATEALLRSGVDKYGLNAVRKHISGIKGGGLLKKALPAQVITLLLSNVVSDKLDAIASGHTVPDPTTFEDAWRVIEALDLEHKLPPQVVVHLEEGRRGHAQETLKKGEFDPEKVQSLIVGNNFKSLIAAEKKANELGYNTLMLSSQIRGEAREVAKVAAAIAFDIERFNTPMEKPSCIIFGGETTVTVHNDSASGKGGRSTETALSFCMEIIGHDIVGLFCDTDGIDGQIDAAGAICDGRSRLLAREINVSAREHLAQNNSYGFFEKLGDLIITGPTGTNVMDIGIVLIG is encoded by the coding sequence ATGAATTTCCAGAAAGCAAGAGAAAGCGCACTTGAGATTTACCGGGAAGCCGTAGAAGCGGCTAATCCGAAAAAATGCATCCAGGACCACTTCAGACTGACGGATAATATACTTACGGTAGATTCCAAATCTTATAACCTAGATGATTTCGAGTTCATATACGTCATCGCTTTCGGTAAAGCCGCCCCGTCTATGGCCGAAGCGGTGGAAGAAGTTCTTGGAGACAGGGTGGCGGGTGGATTAGTCGTTTCCAATTCCCAGCCTCAAAACCCTTTCAACAAGCTCGGATTCTACCTCTCAAGTCATCCGGTACCGGACGAGAGAAGTCTGACGGCCGCAAAAGAAGTGGTATCCATACTGGAAGGAGCGGGAGAGAAGGACCTTGTATTATTTCTTATCTCGGGCGGAGGAAGCGCACTTCTGGCAATGCCCGCAACCGGTATATCGCTCGAAGACAAGGAGAGAGCCACCGAGGCTCTACTGAGATCGGGTGTCGATAAATACGGATTGAACGCGGTGAGAAAGCACATATCCGGGATCAAGGGCGGAGGGCTGTTGAAGAAGGCCCTCCCGGCGCAAGTCATCACCCTCTTACTCTCCAATGTGGTAAGCGACAAGCTCGACGCAATAGCGTCCGGCCATACCGTGCCCGACCCCACTACTTTCGAAGACGCCTGGCGCGTGATCGAAGCCCTGGACCTCGAGCACAAGCTCCCTCCCCAGGTAGTGGTGCATCTGGAAGAGGGCAGGAGGGGGCACGCGCAGGAGACACTGAAGAAAGGAGAGTTCGATCCGGAAAAGGTACAGAGCCTTATTGTGGGGAATAATTTTAAATCCCTCATCGCAGCCGAGAAAAAGGCAAACGAACTCGGATACAATACACTTATGCTCTCCTCGCAGATAAGGGGCGAGGCAAGAGAAGTCGCCAAGGTCGCGGCGGCAATCGCGTTCGACATAGAAAGATTCAACACACCTATGGAAAAACCGTCCTGCATAATTTTCGGCGGGGAGACGACCGTGACCGTCCATAATGACAGCGCTTCGGGAAAGGGAGGAAGAAGCACGGAGACCGCGCTCTCATTCTGCATGGAAATAATAGGGCACGATATCGTGGGACTTTTCTGCGACACCGACGGCATAGACGGCCAGATAGACGCGGCGGGGGCGATATGCGACGGGCGGAGCAGGCTTCTTGCGAGGGAAATCAACGTGAGCGCCAGGGAGCACCTCGCCCAGAACAATTCCTACGGCTTCTTCGAAAAACTCGGAGACCTGATTATCACCGGACCCACAGGCACAAACGTAATGGATATCGGAATTGTGCTCATAGGATAG
- a CDS encoding 3-hydroxyacyl-CoA dehydrogenase NAD-binding domain-containing protein, with the protein MSRISINIGSDGVAEIRVDTPESAENRLNHESFVALDEFLNGIERQLDMVESDDEIKAVVISSGKEKSFINGADPSEFLNFTLADEGRSYSLKAQEVTEKIENSRVPFVAAINGACLGVGLELAAACKYRIAADGRDVVLGLDQVDLGLIPCAGGMPRLVRLTGSKETLDMILSGETLDPHYSKQIGLVDEVVPGDLLQDIARKRANDLANRELVPRRQRFGGMTNALLRENPVSRRMFFDRARKQIKENREHYVSALRMTVEALEIGVSSFNRGLHVESVYFGELAVTNYSRQLIRTNISLDEITNKSKFSKRAHKLIKHAEKIAVVGEEYQAAGIACLAADNGIRVRMKGRDSEAAGRTLKACYDFFNDKLCRREIDELETEKRLDLISAATDYSGFRRADIVIEMAGEDAEVKRALLKEAEALPDAHFIYASNSFAVPIARIAAGARRPDKVVGVKISSPVFETELMEISAGENGSQETVGEMFEFARRLGKIPLVINGQTGFYTTRLQLTYFNESLNLLSEGVGAEDIEDAMVLFGFLEGPLSAMDEVGIDLVRKGYDNIYKQSGEKPKAHPLLDELIAEGRTGARGGRGFYRYDRDEKRIDKSLYKMLSGYEEGSKGLSHEYIQDRLVLALVNEAMVCLNEGVIGSAKEGDVGAMLGLGFPAYRGGPFRYMDSAGAGDILKKLHNLSVRYGTRYTPPVLLKSMAVGGDKFYEN; encoded by the coding sequence ATGAGCAGAATATCAATAAATATCGGTAGCGACGGCGTTGCCGAGATCAGGGTTGATACCCCTGAAAGCGCGGAGAATAGACTGAATCACGAGAGCTTTGTCGCGCTTGACGAATTTCTTAACGGTATAGAGCGGCAGCTGGACATGGTTGAGAGCGATGACGAGATAAAGGCTGTCGTAATATCGAGCGGCAAGGAAAAGAGCTTTATAAACGGTGCCGACCCGTCCGAATTCCTCAACTTTACGCTCGCCGATGAGGGCAGGTCCTACAGTTTGAAAGCCCAGGAAGTAACGGAAAAGATTGAGAATTCGAGAGTGCCTTTTGTAGCGGCTATTAACGGAGCGTGCCTGGGCGTCGGACTTGAGCTCGCCGCAGCGTGCAAATACAGAATAGCGGCGGACGGAAGAGACGTGGTTTTGGGTCTCGATCAGGTAGATTTGGGGTTAATTCCCTGTGCGGGCGGCATGCCGAGGCTTGTAAGGCTTACGGGCTCAAAAGAAACGCTCGACATGATATTGAGCGGCGAAACCCTGGATCCTCATTATTCAAAACAGATAGGACTTGTGGACGAGGTCGTTCCGGGAGACCTGCTTCAGGACATAGCCCGCAAGCGCGCGAATGATCTTGCAAACAGGGAATTAGTCCCCAGGCGTCAGCGTTTCGGGGGTATGACAAACGCTCTCTTAAGGGAGAATCCCGTTTCACGGAGAATGTTTTTCGATAGAGCCAGGAAGCAGATAAAGGAGAATCGGGAGCATTATGTGAGCGCCCTGAGGATGACGGTTGAGGCCCTTGAAATCGGGGTTTCGAGCTTTAACCGGGGTCTCCACGTCGAGTCGGTTTACTTTGGCGAGCTTGCAGTCACCAACTATTCCAGGCAGCTGATAAGGACAAACATTTCTCTCGATGAAATTACCAACAAAAGCAAGTTTTCTAAACGCGCGCACAAATTGATAAAGCATGCCGAGAAGATTGCGGTGGTTGGCGAAGAGTACCAAGCTGCCGGCATAGCCTGCCTCGCCGCCGACAATGGAATACGTGTAAGAATGAAGGGGAGGGACAGTGAAGCCGCGGGGCGCACGCTCAAGGCGTGCTACGATTTTTTTAATGATAAGCTTTGCAGGCGGGAAATAGATGAGTTAGAAACGGAAAAAAGGCTTGATCTTATAAGCGCGGCCACCGATTATTCTGGTTTCAGAAGAGCGGATATCGTGATTGAAATGGCGGGGGAGGATGCTGAGGTTAAACGAGCGCTGCTAAAGGAGGCGGAAGCTCTGCCGGACGCGCATTTTATTTACGCCTCTAATTCTTTTGCCGTTCCGATAGCCAGGATCGCTGCGGGGGCCAGGCGACCGGATAAGGTTGTGGGAGTCAAGATTTCGAGCCCGGTGTTCGAGACCGAGCTCATGGAAATTTCTGCAGGTGAAAACGGTTCTCAGGAGACGGTCGGAGAGATGTTCGAATTCGCCAGGCGCCTTGGGAAGATTCCGCTTGTCATAAACGGCCAAACCGGTTTTTACACGACCAGACTGCAGCTGACCTATTTCAATGAGTCGCTCAATCTCTTGAGTGAAGGCGTGGGCGCCGAAGATATCGAGGACGCTATGGTGTTGTTCGGATTCTTGGAAGGGCCTTTAAGCGCTATGGATGAAGTAGGCATCGATCTGGTCAGAAAGGGCTACGATAATATATACAAGCAGTCGGGAGAAAAGCCGAAAGCTCACCCTCTTCTCGACGAGCTTATTGCGGAGGGAAGGACCGGCGCCAGAGGAGGCAGGGGATTTTACAGATACGACAGGGATGAGAAGAGAATCGACAAGTCCCTTTATAAAATGCTTTCCGGCTACGAAGAAGGCTCAAAGGGTCTTTCTCACGAATACATACAGGACCGTCTGGTGCTTGCCCTTGTTAACGAGGCTATGGTTTGTCTCAATGAGGGAGTGATCGGAAGCGCCAAAGAAGGCGATGTGGGGGCCATGCTGGGACTCGGTTTTCCTGCTTACAGGGGAGGGCCGTTCAGATATATGGATTCAGCGGGCGCGGGGGATATTCTAAAAAAGCTTCATAACCTGAGTGTCAGATACGGGACGCGCTATACCCCTCCGGTGCTCCTTAAAAGCATGGCGGTGGGGGGAGACAAGTTCTACGAAAACTGA
- a CDS encoding acetyl-CoA C-acyltransferase, with protein MSRFQNGRRVAVISGLRTPFIRSGTSYGNLTSLDLGKLVTVELLNRTEIDPGEIDKVFFGNVVSSVHTPNLAREIALGSGIPPTVPAFTVTSACVSSGQAFTSAVDSIMSGDSDAVLTGGADSGTDISILSGAAPGSKIIHSSKGGNLISRAKPLFKMRGEEVVPSVAFLPERYTGRMMGEAAEKAARRYKISREEQDEFAMRSHALASRAQEEGVFEDELIHTYVPPDFSQVVSRDSGVMDDISPEYLARYEPVFDSEFGTVTVGNSSILSDGASALLLMSEDKAKALGYKPLAYVRAYAYSALDPSDDLLMSAAFSTPAALDRARVSLSDIDLVEIHEAFSSQVIANLRALASRGFAKEKLGKAQAVGEIDMERLNVSGGSIAIGHPLSATGGRIIMTLIYRMTKRSGKLGLVSMPASGGIGVSIVFEKE; from the coding sequence GTGAGTCGATTTCAAAACGGCAGACGGGTCGCGGTAATAAGCGGACTGAGAACGCCTTTCATTAGATCCGGTACATCGTACGGAAATCTCACCTCACTGGACCTGGGCAAGTTAGTCACCGTTGAGCTCCTGAACCGTACTGAAATAGACCCCGGTGAAATTGATAAGGTCTTTTTCGGCAATGTCGTTTCGTCCGTTCATACTCCCAATCTTGCGCGAGAGATCGCGCTCGGCTCGGGTATCCCCCCCACAGTGCCGGCTTTCACCGTCACAAGCGCGTGCGTATCCTCGGGCCAGGCCTTCACAAGCGCGGTTGACAGTATTATGTCGGGTGATTCCGATGCCGTATTGACGGGAGGCGCGGACTCGGGCACGGACATTTCCATTCTCTCGGGCGCGGCGCCCGGATCAAAAATAATTCATTCGTCAAAGGGCGGGAATTTAATCAGCAGGGCAAAGCCCCTTTTCAAAATGAGGGGCGAAGAGGTTGTTCCCTCGGTCGCCTTTTTACCGGAACGCTACACGGGACGTATGATGGGAGAAGCGGCTGAGAAAGCCGCGCGCCGATACAAAATCAGCAGGGAAGAACAGGACGAGTTTGCGATGAGGAGCCACGCGCTCGCTTCAAGGGCCCAGGAGGAGGGTGTATTCGAAGATGAATTAATACATACATACGTACCCCCTGATTTTTCGCAGGTCGTTTCGCGGGACAGCGGGGTGATGGATGATATAAGCCCTGAGTATCTCGCTCGGTACGAGCCTGTATTCGACAGCGAGTTCGGTACGGTTACAGTTGGAAACTCCTCGATCCTCTCAGACGGAGCGTCGGCGCTGCTCCTTATGTCGGAGGACAAGGCGAAGGCCCTCGGATACAAGCCTCTGGCCTACGTAAGGGCCTATGCTTACAGTGCCCTCGATCCTTCGGACGATCTTCTCATGAGCGCCGCCTTTTCCACGCCCGCCGCACTTGACCGCGCGCGGGTCTCCTTAAGCGATATCGACCTTGTAGAGATTCATGAGGCTTTCTCTTCGCAGGTTATCGCGAATCTGAGGGCCCTGGCCTCCAGGGGTTTTGCAAAAGAAAAACTCGGGAAAGCCCAGGCGGTAGGGGAAATAGACATGGAAAGATTGAACGTCTCCGGCGGGTCGATTGCGATTGGACATCCGCTTTCGGCTACAGGCGGAAGGATTATAATGACGCTCATATACAGGATGACCAAGAGGAGCGGCAAGCTCGGGCTTGTCTCCATGCCCGCTTCGGGCGGTATCGGCGTATCTATCGTTTTTGAAAAGGAATAA
- a CDS encoding gamma-glutamyl-gamma-aminobutyrate hydrolase family protein — protein MKRHKPVIGITTDIKEGNFLIEEKYARAVAVAGGIPFLIPSITGNDRLVEDTAAAIDGLLLPGSRDMDPGFYNEEPHPKLRPMSLERTETEFAVLRQVTERRIPVLGICGGMQLINVFCGGSLYQDIHSFIPDAGPHEKGAAHEILVESGSLLFRITGTDRFSSKSYHHQAVKETGRGLRVSARAPDGIVECIESLDPPFVLGIQWHPELEDNVISERILNSFIEECIKRL, from the coding sequence ATGAAAAGACACAAGCCTGTTATCGGAATTACAACGGATATCAAGGAGGGGAATTTCTTAATCGAGGAAAAGTACGCCCGCGCCGTAGCGGTGGCAGGGGGAATCCCGTTCCTGATACCGTCCATAACCGGAAATGACCGTTTGGTAGAAGACACAGCCGCTGCGATCGACGGTCTTTTGCTTCCCGGCTCACGGGATATGGACCCCGGGTTTTACAACGAGGAGCCCCATCCGAAACTGAGGCCCATGAGCCTGGAGAGAACGGAGACCGAATTTGCCGTATTGAGGCAGGTCACGGAAAGAAGAATTCCGGTCCTCGGAATTTGCGGCGGTATGCAGCTCATAAACGTCTTCTGCGGGGGGTCTCTCTATCAGGATATACACTCTTTTATTCCTGACGCCGGGCCTCACGAAAAGGGGGCGGCTCATGAAATACTGGTAGAATCCGGCTCACTCCTGTTCAGAATAACCGGAACGGACAGGTTCTCCTCGAAAAGCTATCATCACCAGGCCGTTAAAGAGACGGGCAGGGGTTTAAGGGTTTCGGCGAGGGCGCCCGACGGGATAGTGGAGTGTATTGAATCGCTTGACCCCCCTTTCGTGCTTGGAATTCAGTGGCACCCCGAACTCGAAGACAACGTAATATCCGAGCGCATATTGAATTCTTTTATAGAGGAATGCATAAAAAGGCTCTAA
- the nuoE gene encoding NADH-quinone oxidoreductase subunit NuoE, with protein sequence MQFSESLRGRIDTIVSTSETKRSALIPVLREVQNEYGYLTNEAMEETAKILEISPSSVQNVATFYTMFFRKPVGKRVIWLCRTLACALRGAEHVEHYMCDKLGIKTGETTADGEITLMEAECLASCGTAPVMLIDDKLEENLTRERVDKIIEELRKD encoded by the coding sequence ATGCAGTTTTCCGAATCCCTAAGAGGAAGAATAGATACTATTGTTTCCACATCGGAAACAAAACGGTCCGCCCTTATACCGGTGCTGAGGGAAGTACAGAATGAATACGGATACCTGACGAACGAGGCAATGGAAGAGACGGCCAAGATCCTCGAGATTTCACCCTCAAGCGTACAGAACGTCGCTACATTTTACACGATGTTTTTCAGAAAGCCGGTCGGAAAGCGCGTCATATGGCTGTGCCGGACACTGGCGTGCGCCCTGAGGGGAGCCGAGCATGTCGAGCATTACATGTGCGACAAGCTGGGAATTAAAACGGGGGAAACAACGGCAGACGGGGAAATTACGCTTATGGAGGCCGAGTGCCTCGCTTCCTGCGGTACGGCCCCCGTAATGCTGATTGACGATAAACTCGAAGAGAATTTGACAAGGGAAAGAGTCGACAAAATTATTGAAGAGCTCAGAAAGGACTGA
- a CDS encoding vitamin K epoxide reductase family protein encodes MSAKKHNAPKYFKPALLVLSAIGILLSLYLTYLHFTETEAAFCAAGSDCEAVRQSGFSTFLGIPVAALGVLGYLVIFILTLLTTLTKRARWTALYILSLSGFIFSAYLTYLEFFVIKAICTYCVVSAVLMTIIFIILLREKPALYPKLSAFKTLILSVFIALVVIFSSAAVQYGKFDEARDLAGLNSTADAFQTGLAKYLGGKGAVMYGSYKCPHCNEQKKLFGGAFRYIKYVECHPRGENANPSLCFANGITNYPTWEIGGRFYQGAMSLEELSEVSGYDGSF; translated from the coding sequence ATGAGTGCTAAAAAACATAACGCGCCCAAATATTTCAAACCTGCGCTTTTAGTCCTGTCGGCTATCGGGATATTACTGTCCCTTTATCTCACATACCTTCATTTTACCGAAACGGAGGCCGCTTTTTGCGCCGCGGGTTCCGATTGCGAGGCCGTGAGGCAGAGCGGCTTTTCAACATTCCTCGGAATTCCGGTCGCGGCTTTAGGTGTACTCGGGTATTTGGTGATATTCATACTGACCCTGCTCACCACCCTTACCAAGCGCGCCAGATGGACAGCACTCTATATATTATCTTTGTCGGGCTTCATATTCTCGGCCTACCTCACCTATCTTGAGTTTTTCGTCATAAAGGCGATATGCACGTACTGCGTCGTATCGGCGGTCCTGATGACGATTATTTTTATTATCCTTCTCAGGGAAAAACCCGCTCTCTACCCGAAATTGTCGGCTTTTAAGACCCTTATTCTGAGCGTCTTTATCGCGTTGGTCGTCATTTTCAGCTCGGCTGCCGTGCAATATGGCAAGTTCGATGAAGCCCGCGACCTCGCCGGCCTCAATTCAACAGCCGACGCTTTCCAGACCGGTCTCGCTAAATATCTCGGAGGGAAAGGCGCGGTTATGTACGGCTCTTACAAATGCCCCCATTGCAATGAGCAGAAAAAGTTATTCGGAGGCGCGTTCAGGTATATCAAATATGTGGAATGTCATCCCAGGGGCGAGAACGCCAATCCCTCACTATGCTTTGCCAATGGAATTACTAACTATCCGACATGGGAAATCGGAGGGAGATTTTATCAGGGCGCAATGTCGCTTGAAGAGCTCTCTGAGGTATCCGGCTATGACGGTTCTTTCTAG
- a CDS encoding metallophosphoesterase family protein, translated as MKYAIISDIHANLESFQSVLEDIEASGAGRILCLGDIVGYGGDPNECVEIIRDRNITAIIGNHDAAACGISEPLDFNPVAREAVLWTRRELTDENSEFLRSLTAREIVDDFMIVHGAISDPDKYIISSYDAEDELNLFGERDLCFFGHTHTAVCFAKANSRIDRNTDEIFELQSGVKYLINPGSVGQPRDGDPRASFLVYDGEKGEAAFKRVEYDIKGAQEKIIKNGLNRILAERLSYGY; from the coding sequence TTGAAATACGCCATAATTTCAGACATACACGCAAATCTGGAGTCATTTCAGTCGGTGCTCGAAGATATCGAGGCTTCGGGAGCCGGCAGAATCCTCTGTCTCGGGGATATAGTGGGGTACGGTGGAGACCCTAACGAATGCGTTGAAATAATAAGAGACCGAAATATTACCGCGATCATAGGCAATCACGACGCCGCGGCGTGCGGAATTTCCGAGCCCCTTGATTTCAATCCTGTAGCACGGGAAGCGGTACTGTGGACAAGGCGGGAGCTTACGGACGAGAACAGTGAGTTTCTGAGAAGTCTGACCGCGAGAGAGATAGTTGACGATTTCATGATTGTTCACGGGGCAATCTCGGACCCCGACAAATATATAATCTCCTCATATGACGCTGAGGACGAATTAAATCTCTTCGGCGAACGTGATTTATGTTTTTTCGGCCATACGCACACAGCCGTGTGCTTTGCAAAGGCAAACAGCCGCATAGACCGCAATACAGATGAAATATTTGAGTTACAGAGCGGGGTGAAGTATCTGATTAACCCCGGAAGCGTGGGGCAGCCCCGGGACGGAGACCCGAGGGCCTCATTTCTCGTATATGACGGAGAGAAAGGGGAAGCGGCGTTTAAAAGGGTGGAATACGATATTAAAGGCGCACAAGAAAAGATAATAAAAAATGGACTTAACAGGATTCTCGCCGAAAGGCTTTCGTACGGTTATTGA
- the dnaB gene encoding replicative DNA helicase, translating into MEMLTRSLPQNIEAEQAVLGAILIESSSINQVMEILIPEDFYKEAHRKIYNAMIDLDQDNKPIDLLTLFDYLKANGNLLEEVGESNYLTYLTELVPATENVGYYAKLVKEKSIIRNLVMAASDIAHRGNESNVDIDEFIDRAEHTILDIAQNKIKPSFYGSRELAAKALEIIETLHARKELVTGLPTGFEKLDYMTSGMQPSDLIIVAARPGLGKTSFCLNVATHAAIDYGMSIGIFSLEMTKEQLMLRMLSTKAKVNYSNIRSGYIKDEDLEKLVRAADEFSRAKIYIDDTPAISVLEIRAKARRQKREKGLDLIIVDYLQLMRSSRRTETREREIAEISGSLKALAKELSVPVIAVSQLSRQTETRADRRPQLSDLRESGAIEQDADLVMFIHRADVYKKNPEEKDGIAELIIGKQRNGPVGTIKLAFLDKMGVPSFENLAQEYEDDF; encoded by the coding sequence ATGGAAATGCTGACGCGGTCACTTCCGCAGAATATAGAAGCCGAGCAGGCGGTACTTGGAGCAATCCTTATAGAGAGCTCCTCCATAAATCAGGTAATGGAGATACTTATACCCGAAGACTTCTATAAAGAAGCCCACAGGAAGATTTACAATGCCATGATCGATCTCGACCAGGACAATAAACCCATAGACCTCCTCACCCTGTTCGACTACCTGAAGGCCAACGGCAACCTGCTTGAAGAGGTCGGAGAGAGCAACTATCTAACCTATCTCACCGAACTCGTGCCGGCTACGGAAAACGTGGGTTACTACGCAAAGCTGGTAAAGGAAAAATCCATAATAAGAAACCTGGTAATGGCCGCAAGCGACATCGCCCACAGGGGCAATGAGAGCAATGTCGACATAGATGAATTCATAGACAGGGCCGAGCATACAATTCTCGATATAGCCCAGAACAAGATCAAACCGAGCTTTTACGGCTCAAGGGAGCTTGCGGCCAAGGCGCTCGAAATAATAGAAACGCTTCATGCGAGAAAGGAGCTCGTGACCGGACTGCCGACCGGGTTTGAGAAACTCGATTATATGACTTCCGGCATGCAGCCCTCCGACCTGATAATTGTGGCGGCGAGGCCCGGCTTGGGAAAAACCTCGTTCTGCCTTAACGTTGCCACGCACGCGGCAATCGACTACGGAATGTCCATCGGCATCTTTTCGCTCGAAATGACCAAGGAGCAGCTAATGCTCAGGATGCTTTCGACTAAGGCAAAGGTGAACTACTCTAATATCAGAAGCGGGTATATCAAGGACGAAGACCTTGAGAAGCTGGTCAGGGCCGCGGACGAGTTCAGCAGGGCGAAAATTTATATCGACGACACGCCGGCCATAAGCGTATTGGAAATCCGCGCCAAGGCCAGAAGGCAGAAAAGGGAGAAAGGGCTCGACCTGATTATCGTGGATTACCTGCAGCTAATGAGATCCAGCAGAAGAACGGAAACGAGGGAGCGGGAGATAGCGGAGATTTCGGGCTCGCTCAAGGCGCTGGCAAAAGAGCTCAGCGTTCCGGTGATAGCCGTATCTCAGCTGAGCAGGCAGACGGAGACGCGCGCGGACAGGCGCCCCCAGCTTTCGGACCTTAGAGAGAGCGGCGCAATCGAGCAGGACGCGGACCTGGTTATGTTCATACACAGGGCGGATGTTTATAAAAAGAACCCCGAGGAAAAGGACGGCATTGCCGAGCTCATTATCGGCAAACAGAGAAACGGTCCCGTGGGCACTATCAAACTCGCTTTTCTCGATAAGATGGGCGTTCCGAGCTTTGAGAATCTCGCTCAGGAATATGAAGACGATTTCTGA
- a CDS encoding SDR family oxidoreductase, whose protein sequence is MATLVTGATGFLGSHIARKLVERGDEVRILLRKTSKTINIDDIDAERVYGDVTDIDSIRSALQGCDRLFHTAGMVSFKQADYQKMEDINVKGTNNVFTAAMEAGVKKAVYTSSVAAIGLKPGKELADEETPFDPGSTDIQYILSKYYAEREALKFVEKGLPLVIVNPSIVIGAGDVYVSTSGMILWYCKRRLPGYTDGGINLVDAEDVAIGHLLAEEKGKVGEHYILSNRNITIKELFEVLERVTGIPRPKLKIPYFIALAGAYLAELVRIPAPNYVAMDVDSIKGTRHYWYFDNSKAVKELGFSPRPLEETIEKTVKWFRENGYL, encoded by the coding sequence ATGGCGACTTTGGTTACCGGGGCGACCGGCTTTTTAGGCTCCCACATTGCCAGAAAACTTGTGGAAAGAGGGGATGAGGTCAGGATTCTTCTGAGAAAAACCAGCAAGACAATAAACATCGACGACATTGACGCGGAAAGGGTTTACGGGGACGTAACCGATATAGACTCCATACGGAGCGCCCTCCAGGGATGCGACAGGCTTTTTCATACGGCCGGGATGGTGTCCTTCAAACAGGCGGATTACCAAAAGATGGAAGACATCAATGTTAAGGGGACGAATAACGTTTTTACGGCCGCCATGGAGGCCGGGGTGAAAAAAGCCGTTTACACCAGCAGCGTTGCCGCAATCGGCCTAAAACCCGGAAAGGAGCTGGCGGACGAGGAAACCCCGTTTGATCCCGGAAGCACGGATATTCAATATATATTATCGAAATACTACGCGGAGCGGGAAGCGCTCAAATTCGTTGAAAAGGGCCTGCCGCTCGTTATCGTAAACCCGTCCATTGTTATAGGAGCCGGGGACGTTTACGTCTCCACGAGCGGTATGATTCTCTGGTACTGCAAGAGGAGACTGCCCGGCTATACCGACGGCGGGATCAACCTTGTGGATGCGGAAGACGTCGCGATCGGCCATCTTCTCGCCGAGGAAAAAGGAAAGGTCGGGGAGCATTATATCCTGAGCAACCGCAATATCACTATTAAAGAGCTCTTCGAGGTGCTGGAAAGGGTTACGGGGATACCGCGGCCCAAATTAAAGATACCGTATTTCATTGCGCTTGCCGGAGCGTATCTGGCGGAGCTTGTAAGGATTCCCGCTCCGAACTACGTCGCAATGGATGTGGACTCCATAAAAGGGACCAGGCATTACTGGTATTTCGACAATTCCAAGGCGGTAAAGGAGCTTGGGTTTTCACCCCGGCCCCTTGAGGAGACTATAGAAAAGACTGTTAAGTGGTTCAGGGAAAACGGCTATCTGTAA